The Rhododendron vialii isolate Sample 1 chromosome 8a, ASM3025357v1 genome has a window encoding:
- the LOC131335246 gene encoding magnesium protoporphyrin IX methyltransferase, chloroplastic produces MACSSPLSSTIRFRTPPIPFSNPKFSPKPKRKTPTAFALPPPSSAVDGTTLAVIGGSSVVALAAAALSLADPEMRRRSQAEEVGGGDKEVVREYFNSTGFQRWKKIYGETDDVNRVQRDIRIGHAKTVENAILMLTDEGPLEGVSVCDAGCGTGCLAIPLAKQGAVVTATDISAAMVAEAEKQAREELLTGNDELTPAPVMPKFEVKDLESLAGKFDTVVCLDVLIHYPQSKADGMIAHLASLADNRLILSFAPKTLYYDLLKRVGELFPGPSKATRAYLHAEADVERALRKVGWKIRKRGLITTQFYFSRLIEAVPA; encoded by the exons atgGCGTGCTCTTCGCCGCTATCCTCCACTATCCGTTTCCGAACGCCCCCAATCCCATTCTCAAACCCCAAGTTCTCTCCAAAACCAAAGCGTAAAACCCCGACCGCCTTCGCACTCCCACCGCCCTCCTCCGCCGTCGACGGCACGACCCTCGCGGTCATCGGCGGGAGCTCGGTGGTTGCCCTCGCCGCCGCGGCGCTATCCCTGGCGGACCCCGAGATGCGGCGGCGGAGCCAGGCGGAGGAGGTCGGGGGCGGCGACAAGGAGGTGGTGAGGGAGTACTTCAACAGCACGGGGTTCCAGCGGTGGAAGAAGATATACGGGGAGACGGACGACGTGAACAGGGTGCAGAGGGATATACGGATCGGGCACGCGAAGACCGTGGAGAACGCGATTCTGATGTTGACGGACGAGGGGCCGCTGGAGGGGGTTAGTGTGTGCGACGCGGGGTGTGGGACCGGGTGCCTGGCCATTCCGCTGGCGAAGCAGGGGGCGGTGGTGACGGCGACGGATATTTCGGCTGCCATGGTTGCTGAAGCCGAGAAACAG GCAAGGGAAGAACTTTTGACAGGCAACGATGAGCTCACTCCAGCACCAGTGATGCCAAAATTTGAAGTGAAAGATTTAGAGAGCTTAGCTGGGAAATTTGACACCGTCGTTTGCTTAGATGTTTTGATACATTACCCGCAAAGCAAGGCAGATGGCATGATTGCCCATCTTGCCTCTTTGGCTGACAATCGGCTAATTCTGAGCTTTGCACCAAAGACACTATATTACGACTTGTTGAAGAGAGTGGGAGAGTTGTTCCCAGGGCCCTCAAAGGCAACAAGGGCATATTTGCATGCAGAGGCAGATGTGGAGAGGGCGTTGCGCAAAGTTGGGTGGAAGATAAGGAAGAGAGGTCTAATCACGACacagttttatttttcaagGCTGATTGAGGCTGTCCCTGCCTAG
- the LOC131335248 gene encoding protein MHF1 homolog, producing MEGGGGMGSDVEREEKEEDAATDLLRDRFRLCTISIAESEATRNNVEISQPIMSCIADLAFKYTEQLAKDLELFSQHAGRKSVNMEDVILSAHRNEHLAGLLRFFCNDLKAKEPQSERKRKKGPRKEDNAADAKEPQTERKRKKGPRKEDKAAAGATIHIPDL from the exons ATGGAAGGAGGGGGAGGAATGGGAAGCGatgtggagagagaagaaaaagaagaggacgCGGCCACTGATTTACTCAGGGATCGTTTCCGACTCTGCACTATCTCCATCGCCGAATCCGAAG caACACGCAACAACGTGGAAATTTCTCAACCTATAATGTCCTGCATCGCTGATTTAGCCTTCAAATATACAG AGCAGTTGGCGAAGGACCTTGAGTTGTTTTCACAACATGCAGGCCGTAAATCTGTGAACATGGAAGATGTCATTCTTTCTG CTCATAGGAATGAACATCTAGCTGGCTTATTGAGGTTCTTCTGCAATGATCTGAAAGCAAAAGAACCCCAGTCtgagaggaaaaggaaaaaaggaccAAGAAAAGAAGACAACGCTGCAGACGCAAAAGAACCCCAGACTGAGAGGAAGCGGAAAAAAGGACCAAGAAAAGAAGACAAGGCTGCGGCTGGAGCAACAATCCACATTCCTGACCTTTAG
- the LOC131335249 gene encoding F-box protein At3g57590-like, whose translation MCYKKGTLQFSSGNTCGITNEGFLPILTRLPAKMVGQCKCICKHWRALIEEPSFVELHHFRAKSRPGGCYLVISSCTPNFKDTIFFSADYEGGLAQHLFSYPASGFYSCQACVNGLICFWFNEPKSIVIVNPITKELISLTPFNPPWSNTSRYGNISMPLVSFGFDPSAKQYKVVNIYKVRENSTHGEVLSYCECEIFTLGSLSWRKIDIVPLASRFEFGSDGICLGGVIYIGKTFIGNLLLLRRRF comes from the coding sequence ATGTGTTATAAGAAAGGCACCCTTCAATTTTCCTCTGGCAATACTTGTGGAATCACAAATGAGGGCTTCTTGCCGATTCTAACAAGACTCCCAGCAAAGATGGTGGGCCAATGCAAGTGCATCTGCAAGCATTGGCGCGCTCTAATTGAGGAGCCCTCTTTTGTGGAATTGCACCATTTCCGTGCCAAGTCTAGACCTGGTGGCTGCTACCTTGTAATCTCTTCATGTACCCCCAACTTCAAGGATACAATTTTTTTCTCAGCCGATTACGAAGGGGGACTGGCTCAGCACTTGTTCAGCTATCCGGCGTCAGGTTTTTATTCTTGTCAAGCATGTGTCAATGGCTTAATATGTTTTTGGTTTAACGAGCCAAAATCCATTGTCATTGTGAATCCTATCACCAAAGAGTTAATTTCCCTTACCCCATTTAATCCGCCATGGAGCAACACAAGCCGCTACGGCAATATATCAATGCCATTGGTATCTTTCGGGTTTGATCCTTCCGCTAAGCAATACAAAGTGGTGAATATATACAAGGTCCGGGAAAATAGCACGCATGGAGAAGTGTTGTCTTATTGCGAGTGTGAAATTTTCACTTTGGGCTCGCTCTCTTGGAGAAAGATCGATATTGTTCCCCTGGCCTCCCGCTTTGAGTTCGGTTCAGATGGCATCTGTCTTGGTGGAGTTATATACATTGGAAAAACTTTTATCGGTAACCTCCTTCTGTTGAGGAGGCGGTTTTAG